A genomic window from Flavobacterium sp. I3-2 includes:
- a CDS encoding GEVED domain-containing protein: MIKNRLLNNENCTSMLRKWLVLTLIFFTSIYFAHANQHFDLFNSSKKISYSTKLNSNCVEPTAQPTNLVLTKSGIIINGTFTVSNPTADKYLILRNIEGQTPNVPVNGNVYAVGQNNALNAYVVSYGSSTTFQTHYNQGVRGNNAYTFTIYAVNSECTGGPIYLVTNPLVDSITNCPITLNSITASAATSNSFTLSWPIGENGNALPMNRILEVATDLNFTNMVSNSPFTLGTEDISLNITGLNPNTKYYFRGKNATTICESDYATVGNIFTTCLPAGTFYETFDQVTGNVLPNCWSKITVGDSSSVPTVNVTSTYANSAPNGVTFYGNGADMTNLNNKAILVSPELSNVGQGTHRLRFSAKMSSSGGTYDLQVVALSSNTADTEIELIGTITSSELTPSYQEFSVNFNNYSGNANYIGIRRINGSSYSYLCVDDLIWEPIPTCPELQSAAASNPTIDGATVSWIDSMGTPTNGYEYFISLTNNMPSENEIFETTTNSTIQVSGLSNGTYYVFVRRACSNDDKSPWKQTTFSTIPTAPVPWLEEFGNTTPSGWTISGWSLGTASGYPGNPGMNLHKNLYGSGSSSSGTFTTIPVGPLNTNNYELSFDYRQGSYNSPYAPLTTWGNFTIEISTDFGQTWSQIGIVEDEQGEENGTYIHKIFSLQGYQSEYVKIRISATRTAGDYYLSFDNFQIKQPVVPIENVIVTTENNINPEILSQNGTLQLLAAVNPISQNQEVTWSIVSGEEFATINQNGVVTAVANGVVLVRATSVADLTKFDEISVTIEFEEDQTEYCIPTFFYPSSADEIVVNNISLSGETLTWNVNPVLYNEAGYADYTNSESVDLLAGNQYVLNFHSNWQDPNYVNVRAWVDYNNNFVFDNEEEIGYYNTGITSTGDGSFEFTVPQNTTPGLYRLRVMLQFPNSAPDNLHACGTINSYGIAIDYNLQVIESNIIQDDYCEVTVEYGVEPITLVNFSDLNNSTSANVDGTPAYENFTSMVANVVKETSYNLTVKGNTNGNFEHDIRVFIDWNHDFTFDMETEYYTASLLPSTGTDEVNVIIPILIPADAFVGNTRMRIIKDQWNIYEAGEFNACTDAYYGQIEDYTIQIQDATASVKPFDKTAISIYPNPSTGIFNISTEILLDRIEVYNVAGQQILTSKAKEVDLTEVSSGVYLLKIFATNGTQNVYKVIKK; this comes from the coding sequence ATGATTAAAAATCGACTTTTAAACAATGAAAATTGTACAAGTATGTTGAGAAAATGGTTAGTACTTACACTCATCTTTTTTACTTCAATTTACTTTGCACATGCAAATCAACATTTTGATTTATTTAATTCTTCAAAGAAAATTTCATATTCAACAAAACTTAATTCGAATTGTGTTGAACCAACTGCACAACCAACCAATTTAGTTTTAACAAAATCTGGAATTATAATTAATGGGACATTTACTGTTTCAAATCCAACTGCAGATAAATATTTGATTTTAAGAAATATCGAAGGACAAACTCCAAATGTTCCAGTAAACGGAAATGTATATGCAGTTGGTCAGAACAATGCATTAAACGCATATGTGGTTTCTTATGGTTCAAGTACAACTTTTCAAACTCATTACAATCAAGGCGTGAGAGGTAATAATGCATATACATTTACTATTTACGCTGTAAATTCTGAATGTACTGGAGGTCCAATTTATTTAGTAACAAACCCATTAGTTGATTCAATTACAAACTGCCCTATCACATTAAACAGTATAACAGCAAGTGCAGCGACATCGAATTCATTTACACTGAGTTGGCCAATTGGAGAAAATGGAAATGCATTACCAATGAATAGAATTCTTGAAGTCGCTACAGATTTGAACTTTACTAATATGGTTTCCAATTCTCCATTCACGCTTGGAACTGAAGATATTTCTTTAAATATTACAGGACTTAATCCAAATACAAAATATTATTTTAGAGGAAAAAATGCAACTACAATTTGTGAAAGTGATTATGCTACAGTAGGAAATATTTTTACTACATGTCTTCCAGCTGGTACTTTTTACGAAACATTTGATCAAGTTACGGGTAATGTTTTGCCAAACTGTTGGTCAAAAATTACGGTTGGCGATAGTTCTTCTGTTCCGACTGTAAATGTAACATCAACGTATGCAAATTCTGCACCCAACGGTGTTACTTTCTACGGAAATGGCGCAGATATGACAAACTTAAATAACAAAGCAATATTGGTAAGTCCAGAGCTTTCTAATGTTGGTCAAGGAACACATAGATTAAGATTCAGTGCTAAAATGTCAAGTTCTGGGGGAACTTATGATTTACAAGTTGTAGCATTGTCATCTAATACTGCTGATACAGAAATTGAACTTATCGGAACAATTACATCATCTGAACTTACGCCAAGTTATCAAGAATTTTCTGTAAACTTTAACAATTATTCAGGAAATGCAAATTATATCGGAATCAGAAGAATAAACGGAAGTTCTTATTCTTATTTATGTGTAGATGATTTGATTTGGGAACCAATACCAACTTGTCCTGAATTACAAAGTGCTGCCGCATCAAATCCTACAATTGATGGAGCTACAGTTTCTTGGATAGATTCTATGGGAACGCCAACAAATGGATATGAATATTTTATTTCTTTAACCAACAATATGCCTTCAGAAAATGAGATTTTCGAAACTACAACAAATTCGACAATACAAGTAAGTGGTTTATCAAACGGAACCTATTATGTTTTTGTAAGAAGAGCATGTTCAAACGATGATAAAAGTCCATGGAAACAAACTACATTCTCAACCATTCCAACGGCTCCTGTCCCATGGTTAGAAGAGTTTGGAAATACAACTCCTTCGGGATGGACAATTTCAGGTTGGAGTTTAGGAACTGCTTCTGGTTATCCAGGTAATCCAGGAATGAATTTACATAAAAACTTATATGGTTCTGGATCTTCTTCTTCAGGAACTTTCACAACTATTCCAGTTGGACCTTTGAATACAAATAACTATGAATTGTCATTCGATTACAGACAAGGAAGTTACAATTCTCCTTATGCGCCATTAACAACTTGGGGGAATTTTACAATTGAAATCTCAACTGATTTTGGACAAACTTGGTCTCAAATCGGAATTGTAGAAGATGAGCAAGGAGAAGAAAACGGTACATATATTCATAAAATTTTCTCTTTACAAGGTTATCAATCTGAATATGTAAAAATTAGAATTTCAGCAACACGTACCGCAGGAGATTATTACTTATCTTTTGATAATTTTCAAATTAAACAACCAGTTGTACCAATCGAAAATGTAATTGTAACAACTGAGAATAATATAAATCCAGAAATTTTATCACAAAATGGTACTTTACAATTACTTGCTGCTGTAAATCCAATCAGCCAAAATCAAGAAGTAACTTGGTCTATTGTTTCTGGTGAAGAGTTTGCAACCATAAATCAAAATGGAGTTGTAACTGCTGTTGCAAATGGCGTTGTATTAGTTCGTGCTACTTCGGTTGCTGATCTAACTAAGTTTGATGAAATATCTGTAACAATTGAATTCGAAGAAGATCAAACAGAATATTGTATTCCAACATTTTTCTATCCGTCTTCTGCAGATGAAATTGTAGTTAATAATATTTCTTTGTCAGGTGAAACACTTACATGGAATGTTAATCCAGTATTATATAACGAAGCTGGTTATGCAGATTATACAAATTCAGAATCTGTAGATCTTTTAGCTGGAAACCAATATGTTTTAAATTTTCATTCGAACTGGCAAGATCCAAATTATGTAAATGTTCGTGCATGGGTTGATTACAACAACAATTTCGTGTTTGACAATGAAGAAGAAATTGGTTATTATAACACAGGAATTACATCAACTGGAGATGGCAGTTTTGAATTTACAGTTCCTCAGAATACTACACCAGGATTGTATCGTCTACGTGTAATGTTACAATTCCCTAACTCTGCTCCCGATAACCTTCATGCTTGTGGAACAATTAATTCATACGGAATCGCAATAGATTATAATTTACAAGTAATCGAAAGTAACATCATACAAGATGATTATTGCGAAGTTACTGTTGAGTATGGTGTAGAACCAATCACTTTGGTTAATTTTTCAGACTTGAATAATTCAACTTCTGCTAATGTTGATGGAACTCCAGCCTACGAAAACTTTACTTCAATGGTTGCAAATGTAGTAAAAGAAACAAGCTATAACTTAACGGTTAAAGGAAATACAAATGGAAACTTTGAACATGATATTAGAGTGTTTATTGATTGGAATCATGATTTCACTTTTGATATGGAAACAGAGTATTATACGGCATCACTATTACCATCAACAGGTACAGATGAAGTAAATGTGATAATTCCAATTCTTATTCCAGCAGATGCATTCGTAGGAAATACAAGAATGCGTATTATCAAAGATCAATGGAATATTTACGAAGCTGGTGAATTTAACGCTTGTACTGACGCGTATTATGGTCAAATTGAAGATTATACGATTCAGATTCAAGATGCAACAGCTAGTGTAAAACCATTTGATAAAACAGCTATCAGTATTTATCCAAATCCTTCAACAGGAATATTTAATATTTCTACAGAAATTTTATTGGATCGTATTGAAGTTTATAATGTTGCTGGACAACAAATTTTGACATCTAAAGCAAAAGAAGTTGATTTAACAGAAGTTTCTTCTGGAGTTTATTTGTTGAAAATTTTTGCAACTAACGGCACACAAAATGTTTATAAGGTCATAAAAAAATAA
- a CDS encoding leucyl aminopeptidase family protein, which translates to MLQLTNTLNTDAVVYVVNEQTSIDSQFPQYIQETFEAFKTSDAKEDFIKVGNKNYFFVKEKQDLEKMRVAGFAIRQKLDKKATAITIVGNDETTLALAEGLTLSNYQFLKYFKDADEREYQLENIFILGNVAQASITEMNNTIQAVFWARDMVNEPSSYLSANQLAKEIQEIGDEAGFSVEVLGKSEIQKLKMGGLLAVNMGSIEPPTFTILEHKPSNPINEKPIVLVGKGVVYDTGGLSLKPTAGSMDLMKSDMGGAAMMAGTIYAAALNKSNVHIIGLIPATDNRPGQNAYAPGDVITMMDGTTVEVLNTDAEGRMILADAISYADRFNPELIINAATLTGAALVAAGSRAACLMSNADESINKQILDAGTKVYERMVQLPLWDDYKEQIKSSIADLKNIGGRFAGTITAGKFLEHFAKQPFVHIDIAGPAFTEAPENYKGHGGTGTGIRTLSEFFANYKK; encoded by the coding sequence ATGTTACAATTAACAAATACATTAAATACAGATGCAGTTGTTTACGTTGTAAACGAGCAAACAAGTATCGATTCACAATTTCCACAATATATACAAGAAACTTTCGAAGCATTTAAAACTTCAGATGCTAAAGAAGATTTTATTAAAGTTGGAAACAAAAATTATTTCTTCGTAAAAGAAAAACAAGATTTAGAAAAAATGCGCGTTGCCGGATTTGCCATTCGTCAAAAATTAGATAAAAAAGCAACGGCGATTACCATTGTTGGAAATGACGAAACTACCTTAGCATTAGCAGAAGGATTGACTTTGTCAAACTACCAATTCTTAAAATATTTTAAAGATGCAGATGAGCGCGAATATCAGTTAGAAAACATCTTTATTTTAGGAAATGTTGCTCAAGCTTCAATCACCGAAATGAATAACACAATTCAAGCTGTTTTTTGGGCACGAGATATGGTAAACGAACCATCTTCTTATTTATCAGCAAATCAACTAGCAAAAGAAATTCAAGAAATTGGAGACGAAGCAGGTTTTTCAGTTGAAGTTTTAGGCAAGTCAGAAATCCAAAAATTAAAAATGGGTGGATTGTTAGCTGTAAACATGGGTTCGATTGAGCCACCAACATTTACCATTTTAGAACACAAACCATCAAATCCAATCAACGAAAAACCAATTGTTTTAGTTGGTAAAGGAGTTGTTTACGATACTGGAGGTTTGTCTTTAAAACCAACTGCTGGTTCAATGGATTTAATGAAATCTGATATGGGTGGGGCAGCCATGATGGCAGGAACTATTTATGCAGCAGCTTTAAATAAATCTAACGTTCATATTATTGGATTAATTCCAGCAACAGATAACCGTCCAGGACAAAATGCGTATGCACCAGGTGATGTTATTACCATGATGGACGGTACTACCGTTGAGGTTTTAAATACTGATGCCGAAGGTCGTATGATTTTAGCCGATGCTATTTCGTATGCAGATCGTTTCAATCCAGAATTAATCATCAATGCAGCTACTTTAACTGGAGCAGCTTTAGTTGCCGCAGGTTCTCGCGCCGCTTGTTTAATGAGCAATGCCGACGAATCGATTAATAAACAAATTCTAGATGCTGGAACAAAAGTGTACGAGCGTATGGTTCAGTTGCCTTTGTGGGACGATTATAAAGAGCAAATTAAATCGTCTATTGCCGACTTAAAAAATATTGGTGGACGTTTTGCTGGAACCATCACAGCGGGTAAATTCTTAGAACATTTCGCAAAACAACCGTTTGTGCATATTGATATTGCTGGTCCAGCTTTCACAGAAGCTCCAGAAAATTACAAAGGTCACGGTGGTACAGGAACAGGAATTCGTACTTTATCAGAATTTTTCGCAAACTATAAAAAATAA